From Bacteroidota bacterium, the proteins below share one genomic window:
- a CDS encoding alpha/beta hydrolase yields the protein MKKIVLLLCLIALSIINLPAQKVEINSCFSVDTGYINVDGGILFYEAAGSGENIVLVHDGLIHHHIWDNQFQMLANNYHVIRYDRRGYGKSSIPQDNFSNVDDLNKLFEQLKIDKAIIFGMSAGGGLTIDFTLKYPEKVNAIVLVGSVVSGLGFTDHMFTRGGHLDPSLSPYNDLHKWLMYFAKDDPYEIYYENSEAKEKIVKYIEDNEPGVLARLKYTLPPERPAVKNLSEIKIPTLILTGEFDIPGVHVHAGAIEAGIANSKRFIIPKSGHLIPLEQPEIFNETVLNFLKLNL from the coding sequence ATGAAAAAGATAGTATTGCTCCTTTGTTTAATCGCTTTGTCGATAATTAATTTACCTGCACAAAAAGTTGAGATCAATTCTTGTTTTTCGGTAGATACCGGATACATTAATGTTGATGGCGGAATTTTATTTTACGAAGCAGCCGGCTCCGGTGAAAACATTGTCCTTGTTCATGATGGATTAATTCACCATCATATTTGGGACAATCAGTTTCAAATGCTGGCAAATAATTACCATGTAATCCGTTATGATCGTCGTGGATATGGGAAATCATCTATTCCACAGGACAACTTTTCAAACGTAGATGATTTAAACAAACTGTTTGAGCAACTAAAAATCGACAAAGCTATCATATTTGGTATGTCAGCAGGTGGTGGGCTCACCATCGATTTTACATTAAAATATCCCGAAAAAGTAAATGCTATTGTTTTGGTTGGCAGTGTGGTGAGTGGTTTGGGCTTTACTGATCATATGTTTACACGAGGAGGTCATCTTGATCCTTCTCTTTCGCCATATAATGATTTGCACAAATGGCTCATGTATTTTGCCAAAGATGATCCTTATGAAATATATTACGAAAATTCAGAAGCAAAGGAAAAAATAGTAAAATATATTGAAGACAATGAACCGGGTGTTTTAGCTCGGTTGAAATACACATTACCCCCGGAAAGACCCGCTGTTAAAAACCTGTCAGAAATCAAAATCCCTACATTAATTCTTACTGGCGAATTCGATATACCGGGTGTTCATGTTCATGCAGGTGCTATTGAAGCTGGCATTGCAAATTCAAAGAGATTCATTATTCCAAAATCAGGTCATTTGATTCCGTTGGAACAACCGGAAATTTTTAATGAAACTGTTCTTAATTTTTTAAAACTGAATTTATAA
- a CDS encoding formylglycine-generating enzyme family protein encodes MKNTALLLIIFYSIHYCYGQNLINQDQRLDSIFMDIQLSYIEGGTFIMGSDDSLARKNETPHMITVGDFAMMKYETTVNEFKRFIDATGYVTDAEKRIGNYGSLIKTNSKSRINDNNLNWRYGATGELRPITEYNHPVIHVSYSDAVAYANWLSKETGQNWRLPTEAEWEYAAKGGQDFLYAGSNNINDVGWFSGNSGGSTHQVGQKKPNKFGLYDMTGNVWEMCSDRYDYDYYKNSPMKDPIGPDSGRGRVLRGGCWSHNAQYCRTAQRHHRGINERNCINGFRLVIVE; translated from the coding sequence ATGAAAAACACAGCTCTTTTGTTGATTATATTTTATTCAATTCATTACTGTTATGGGCAAAATCTAATTAATCAGGATCAAAGGCTTGACTCTATTTTCATGGATATTCAACTGAGCTATATCGAAGGAGGCACATTTATCATGGGTAGTGACGACAGTTTAGCCAGAAAAAATGAAACACCTCATATGATAACCGTAGGGGATTTTGCCATGATGAAATATGAAACCACGGTAAATGAATTTAAACGGTTTATAGATGCTACTGGGTATGTAACTGATGCTGAAAAACGAATTGGGAATTATGGAAGTCTCATAAAAACTAACAGCAAAAGCAGGATCAATGATAATAACCTAAACTGGAGATACGGCGCGACAGGCGAGTTGCGGCCGATAACTGAATATAACCATCCCGTCATTCATGTAAGTTATAGTGATGCAGTAGCATATGCTAATTGGTTGAGCAAAGAAACAGGGCAAAACTGGCGCTTACCTACTGAGGCCGAATGGGAATATGCCGCAAAAGGCGGGCAGGATTTTTTATATGCCGGAAGCAATAATATTAATGATGTGGGTTGGTTTTCAGGGAATTCAGGTGGGAGTACCCATCAGGTTGGACAAAAAAAACCAAATAAATTTGGGTTGTATGATATGACCGGTAATGTATGGGAAATGTGTTCCGATAGGTATGATTATGATTATTACAAAAATAGTCCGATGAAAGATCCAATAGGACCCGATTCAGGAAGAGGGCGCGTGTTGCGCGGAGGATGTTGGAGTCATAATGCACAGTATTGCAGGACGGCTCAACGCCACCATCGAGGAATAAATGAAAGAAACTGCATTAATGGGTTTCGACTAGTTATAGTCGAGTAA